In Falsibacillus pallidus, the genomic window CAATGGATCCATTTTGATGTAACGAAAATTGGATTCAATAAATTCTTTGCTGCTAAGATTTATAAACAATTTACAAAGATATTCACTGTTTCTGAAGAAGGGAAAAACAAATTAAGTAATTTAATTCCAAATTCATTAGGAAAGATAGACGTTTTCCACAATGTCATCCATGTAGATGCCATTACTAAAATGGCAGAGGAAGATAAAGGATATCAGGACGATTTCAAAGGGACTCGCATTCTGACAGTTGGAAGATTAAGCAAAGAAAAAGGTCAAGATATGGCTATCAAAGCACTTGGAGAATTAATTAAAGAAGGGTATAACCTTCGTTGGTATTGTATTGGGGAAGGAAACGCCAGAAAGGATTATGAGGAACAAATTAAGAAATTGGGATTGGAAAATGAATTTATTCTTTTGGGTTCTAAGGCAAATCCTTATCCATATATGAAGGACTGCGATTTATATGTTCAACCATCTAGGCACGAAGGATTTTGTATAACACTTGCAGAAGCAAAAGTATTTAATAAACCAATAATTTGCACTACTTTTACAGGTGCTAAGGAGCAAATTATCCATAATTACACCGGCTTATTGGTTAATAATTATTATGATCTTTACAATGCAATAAAAAATCTAATGCAAAATAAAACATTAATGGAAAAGTATGAACACAATTTAAAACAAGAAAAGAAAAATAAAACATATGAAATAGAATTAAGGATATTCTGAATGGTTAGAAAATTAATATAAGTACAAAAATATCAAGAAAAGGAAATTATATGAGAACAAAATATTCAATAAAAAATGTATCTATAGGTGTATTTTCTCAGATTATCATTGCATTATTAGGTTTTATTTCTAGAAAAGTTTTTTTAGACAGCTTAGGAACAGAATATCTAGGTGTGAATGGTTTAATGACTAATGTTTTAGCAGCAATGGTGTTAATTGAAAGTGGAATTGGAACGAGTATTGTTTATAACTTGTACAAACCGTTAGCAAATAATGATACAGAAAAAGTGACAGCTTTAGTACAAATTTATAAAAAAGCATATTTTATCATTGCAGCATTATTGGGTTTGTTTAGTATGGGATTATATCCCTTATTAAATTATATAATGAAAGATGGTGAATCAATTTCTCACTTAAATATTATTTTTTTTATTTTTGTAATCAAAAACATAATTTCATATTTAAACGCCCACAAAATATCATTAATAAATGCCGATCAAAGAGGGTATTTGATTGCGAGAGTGAATTTATTATTTCAAATGGGCACAATAATTTTAAGAATACTTATTTTAATTTTTACAAATGATTACATTTTATATTTATTAGTAGAATTAATTTTATTCACATTACAGAATATTATTAATGGAAAGATTGTATACAAGAGATATCCTTATTTGAATACTAAGAAAAAGTATATGATTGATCATTCTACAAAACAAAATTTAAAAATAAATGTTAAGGCTATGTTTTTACACAGTATAGGTGGATATTTAGTTTTTGGAACTGATAATATTTTAATGTCATCATTTGTTGGTTTGGCATCAGTTGGACTTTATTCTAACTACTCAATGATTACACAGCAGGTTGCTGCTTTACTAACCCCAATATTAGGAGGTATCGGGGCTAGTATTGGAAATTTGATTGCAACAGAAAATGCAGAAAAAAAATACTCTATTTTCAAAATATCTTTTTTTGTTAATTTTTGGCTATATTCATTGAGTGTAATCTTTCTTTATAATTTGCTGGAGCCTTTTATTAGTTGGTGGATAGGAAAAGATTATCTACTGGATAAATTAACCTTCATTTTTATATTAATTAATTTTTACTTACTTGGAATGCGATCAGCAATATCAACATTTAAAATTAAATCCGGATTATTTGTTCAAGATAAGTTTGCTCCTGTTATTGAAGGGGCGATTAATCTAGGCGCATCCTTGATTTTAATGAAATATTTTGGATTAGCAGGAATTTTTATTGGTACTACAATAAGTACAATACTTACCGTACTATGGACACAACCGTTCATAGTATATAAGTTAGTATTTCAAAAATCAGTTTTGAGGTATTTTTATTTATATGGATTTTATGCAATGCTCACATTCTTAGGATGTATATTATCTCAAAAACTCTGTGGAATACTAGTAGAGGGTGATACATTTATTTCACTACTACAAAAAGGTTTGATTTGCCTCTTTGTTCCAAACATAGTATATGTCATTCTTTTCTTAAAAACAAAAGAATATAGATATATTTATAATACAGTTCTATCGAACTTAGTTTTCTTCAACAAAAAGAAACAATTTAAAGAAGTATAACAAAGTTTTTTATTTATACCTTGGAAAGAAAATTGTCAAGGTCGAAACAAATAAGAAAATGGACGGAATAGAGACCAAAAAAATAACAATATTATTTCACCTCCATTCGTGAGAGACATATTATATAGAAATGAATTTTTAAATGAAAATAAAATTTCATTTTGTACAGGCTTAAAGCAACAAATACGAGGTGAAATAATGGATAAAATAAGTGGGACAGAAAATATTTCGGATTTACAAGTATTATATTTAGATGGAACATCAGTTGGTTTAAACTTTAAAAACAAGATAGAAGCTTCTTCTATATTTATTCAGCAATCAGAAAATAATGGACTTACCTGGGAAAATTCAGTTTTAGAAACCGAATTAACCCCCTATTCAAGCGATGCGAAAGTCATTGGACTAAAAGAAAATACAATATATTATTTCAGATTAGTTACCATTTCAAATGTAGTTGAAACAATTACAGAAGACCCCTATATTTACAATCTTGAACTCACTAAATGGGGTGTGTTTAATGATGGAACTCATCCTATTGAAACCACAAAGGGAATTAATGATGCTTTAACATGGGCTCAAAAGAATAAGAAAAAAACTTTTAAAGTTCCTTCCGGTGTTTACTTGATAAAAAAAGGTGAACCGAATGATCCAGAATCAAGAATAAATATGGTAAGTGATATTACATTTGAATTAGACGCGAATACAGTTTTAGAAAAGGAATCAAATGATAAAGAAGGATATGAACTACTTTATATTGGTCCTGGGATAAATAACGTCAAATTACAAGGAGGAACATATAGGGGAGACAGACTTACACACGACTATACTAAAAGGGATACGCCATATTCTTCCGGTACTCATGAAAGTGGATATGGAATACTTTCACAAGGAGCTCAGAATTTAATAATTGAGAATGTTAAATCGGAATATTTCACTGGTGATGGATTGTGCATAGGTGGTAAAGCGACTGGCATAAGGTCAATCACGACTTCCGATTTAGAATTAGGGTCTTTAGATTTAACAGGTAATAAAGTTGTAGACCCCTTAAAAACAAGATTAAAATCCCCTGTTTATTTGACCAACGATATATTTAAATCACAAAAAACATTTGTTTTTGATCATGTGCAAAACATTAGCTTAGATACTACATTTGATGTATATTTTTTTAATTCGTCAAACGTCTTTTTAAATACTATTAATAACCAATATTTAATAAAAAGTTTTGTGCCAATTCCAGATGATGCCTATTATTTTTACGTAGTTTTCCATTCTTCCAATCTAAACAATGTTAGGTTAGAAATATGGAGCAAAGTAATTTCAAAAAATGTTACAGTAAACAATTCTGACTTTTCCTTTAATCGAAGACAAGGAATAACAGTTGGAGGGGCCGAAAATGTTACCATTTCAAACAATTTACTACATGATATCAATGGTACAGCCCCGCAATCGGGAATAGACGTTGAGGCTGGATTTTTCCCCAATAATAATATAAATATTAACAATAATCATTTTTATAATAATAAAGGGTACGATCTCATTCTTTTTGATGGAAGTAATGCAACAATTGAAAAAAATATCTTTGAATCAAAAGCCATTGGTCTTGCAATATCTAAACCATTTAGCGGTGTAAATGTATTAAATAACGGTTTTACAAATGCTGATATAACTATACTGGGTAAAAATGTGGTTTTTTCAAACAACACCATAAGTTATTCTCAGATAAATGTAACAGGTTATGACATTGAAATATCTGATACACTACTGACAGATGTTAAAATGACTCTAGATAGTAATATCCCTAATGGAATAAAAATATTTAACCTTACTCTTAAGTTTAATGGAATACCTAATACGGGTTTGTATTTAGGGAACGAAATGATGGAATTTAGAAACATTCACATGATTGGAAAAACTGAAGGTAGAAATTTGAGTGGACTTGGATCTAGTAAAAATGTTTATGAAAACTTTGTTATAGAAGGATATAATGTGAAATACGGATTTTCATTACCATTAGGAACCTACAATAATTGTTCATTTATATCCACTGAAAATGAAAATACTCCAATTAAAATTGATCAATCTGGATCTTATATTTTAAATGATTGCATTTTCGAAAATAATATTAAATCTTTGCAAATTGAAAATACTTCAGAAATATTCAATGTGGAAATAAATAACTCTACATTTAAAATAAAAAATAATATTAGTTATGGAGTTATATTTGTGAAATCTGCAAAAAAATTAAATATTTCAGGAAATACGTTCTATATGAAGAATCTTACTAATGGATCGACCCCAGTATTAAAAATAGGTCCATATGGATTTAGTAAGCCGTCACAAATATTTGAGGTTTCAATCATAGGAAACGAAATTTATACTAATATAGTAGCAATAGGCATAGATACCTCAAATGCTGGAACTGACGCACCACCATATCTCATCCAAGACAACACCTTATATAATGC contains:
- a CDS encoding glycosyltransferase, producing the protein MKQKVLFMIINMNIGGTEKALLNLLEEFPENKFEVTILMLEKNGGFLSYIPEYVKIEVLDSYQEIKPFLNLPPQTIVKLLINKGRFLKLLNWLPRYLVLKLFNDPTILFKWLLKEKRKLPTEFDVAVAYAGPMDFISFFIGKKVNAKRKYQWIHFDVTKIGFNKFFAAKIYKQFTKIFTVSEEGKNKLSNLIPNSLGKIDVFHNVIHVDAITKMAEEDKGYQDDFKGTRILTVGRLSKEKGQDMAIKALGELIKEGYNLRWYCIGEGNARKDYEEQIKKLGLENEFILLGSKANPYPYMKDCDLYVQPSRHEGFCITLAEAKVFNKPIICTTFTGAKEQIIHNYTGLLVNNYYDLYNAIKNLMQNKTLMEKYEHNLKQEKKNKTYEIELRIF
- a CDS encoding lipopolysaccharide biosynthesis protein; the encoded protein is MRTKYSIKNVSIGVFSQIIIALLGFISRKVFLDSLGTEYLGVNGLMTNVLAAMVLIESGIGTSIVYNLYKPLANNDTEKVTALVQIYKKAYFIIAALLGLFSMGLYPLLNYIMKDGESISHLNIIFFIFVIKNIISYLNAHKISLINADQRGYLIARVNLLFQMGTIILRILILIFTNDYILYLLVELILFTLQNIINGKIVYKRYPYLNTKKKYMIDHSTKQNLKINVKAMFLHSIGGYLVFGTDNILMSSFVGLASVGLYSNYSMITQQVAALLTPILGGIGASIGNLIATENAEKKYSIFKISFFVNFWLYSLSVIFLYNLLEPFISWWIGKDYLLDKLTFIFILINFYLLGMRSAISTFKIKSGLFVQDKFAPVIEGAINLGASLILMKYFGLAGIFIGTTISTILTVLWTQPFIVYKLVFQKSVLRYFYLYGFYAMLTFLGCILSQKLCGILVEGDTFISLLQKGLICLFVPNIVYVILFLKTKEYRYIYNTVLSNLVFFNKKKQFKEV
- a CDS encoding right-handed parallel beta-helix repeat-containing protein yields the protein MDKISGTENISDLQVLYLDGTSVGLNFKNKIEASSIFIQQSENNGLTWENSVLETELTPYSSDAKVIGLKENTIYYFRLVTISNVVETITEDPYIYNLELTKWGVFNDGTHPIETTKGINDALTWAQKNKKKTFKVPSGVYLIKKGEPNDPESRINMVSDITFELDANTVLEKESNDKEGYELLYIGPGINNVKLQGGTYRGDRLTHDYTKRDTPYSSGTHESGYGILSQGAQNLIIENVKSEYFTGDGLCIGGKATGIRSITTSDLELGSLDLTGNKVVDPLKTRLKSPVYLTNDIFKSQKTFVFDHVQNISLDTTFDVYFFNSSNVFLNTINNQYLIKSFVPIPDDAYYFYVVFHSSNLNNVRLEIWSKVISKNVTVNNSDFSFNRRQGITVGGAENVTISNNLLHDINGTAPQSGIDVEAGFFPNNNININNNHFYNNKGYDLILFDGSNATIEKNIFESKAIGLAISKPFSGVNVLNNGFTNADITILGKNVVFSNNTISYSQINVTGYDIEISDTLLTDVKMTLDSNIPNGIKIFNLTLKFNGIPNTGLYLGNEMMEFRNIHMIGKTEGRNLSGLGSSKNVYENFVIEGYNVKYGFSLPLGTYNNCSFISTENENTPIKIDQSGSYILNDCIFENNIKSLQIENTSEIFNVEINNSTFKIKNNISYGVIFVKSAKKLNISGNTFYMKNLTNGSTPVLKIGPYGFSKPSQIFEVSIIGNEIYTNIVAIGIDTSNAGTDAPPYLIQDNTLYNAKLKLTLKDMNINNKELTN